One genomic segment of Gimesia sp. includes these proteins:
- a CDS encoding restriction endonuclease, producing the protein MDLEAVHWIIQCKCWNPKRKVSPSVVRELAGTLTRYPSGTRGMIVTTSGFTAGAVQEANDHEIRLMDGEEFSQRVLRNQEKIEENS; encoded by the coding sequence GTGGACCTTGAAGCAGTTCATTGGATCATTCAATGCAAATGCTGGAATCCAAAACGCAAGGTGTCTCCATCGGTAGTTCGGGAACTCGCCGGAACGCTCACGCGCTATCCTAGCGGTACTCGCGGGATGATCGTTACAACAAGCGGATTCACTGCTGGAGCGGTTCAGGAAGCCAACGACCACGAAATACGTTTAATGGACGGAGAGGAGTTTTCACAACGAGTCCTGAGAAATCAAGAGAAGATCGAAGAAAATAGTTAG